A genomic stretch from Burkholderia pyrrocinia includes:
- a CDS encoding LysR substrate-binding domain-containing protein yields the protein MTLTELKYIVAVARERHFGRAAEACFVSQPTLSVAIKKLEDELNVQIFERGASEVSVTPIGDQIVTQAQRVLEQTFAIKEIAKQGKDPLVGPFRLGVIYTIGPYLLPTLVKQMIQRVPQMPLMLQENYTLKLLELLKQGEIDAAIMALPFPETGLMVRPLYDEPFVVALPAGHPWEKREEIDAEDLKQETMLLLGNGHCFRDHVLGVCPELMRFSQTADGIQKTFEGSSLETIRHMVASGVGITVLPRMSVTEVGPRANGPDAELLSYVPFHEPVPDRRVVLVWRKSFTRMPAIDAISDAISACELPGVAKLDMPATMN from the coding sequence ATGACGCTGACTGAATTGAAATACATCGTCGCGGTCGCGCGCGAGCGGCATTTCGGCCGCGCGGCCGAAGCATGCTTCGTGAGCCAGCCGACGCTGTCGGTGGCGATCAAGAAGCTCGAAGACGAGCTCAACGTGCAGATTTTCGAGCGCGGCGCGAGCGAAGTGAGCGTGACGCCGATCGGCGACCAGATCGTCACGCAGGCGCAGCGCGTGCTCGAGCAGACCTTCGCGATCAAGGAGATCGCGAAGCAGGGCAAGGACCCGCTCGTCGGCCCGTTCCGTCTCGGCGTGATCTACACGATCGGGCCGTACCTGCTGCCGACGCTCGTCAAGCAGATGATCCAGCGTGTCCCGCAGATGCCGCTGATGCTGCAGGAGAACTACACGCTGAAGCTGCTCGAACTGCTGAAGCAGGGCGAGATCGACGCCGCGATCATGGCGCTGCCGTTCCCGGAAACCGGCCTGATGGTGCGCCCGCTGTACGACGAGCCGTTCGTCGTCGCGCTGCCGGCCGGCCATCCGTGGGAGAAGCGCGAGGAAATCGACGCCGAGGACCTGAAGCAGGAAACCATGCTGCTGCTCGGCAACGGCCACTGCTTCCGCGATCACGTGCTCGGCGTGTGCCCGGAGCTGATGCGCTTCTCGCAGACGGCCGACGGCATCCAGAAGACCTTCGAGGGCTCGTCGCTGGAGACGATCCGCCACATGGTCGCGAGCGGCGTCGGCATCACCGTGCTGCCGCGGATGTCGGTCACCGAGGTCGGCCCGCGCGCGAACGGCCCCGATGCCGAGTTGCTGTCGTACGTGCCGTTCCACGAGCCGGTGCCCGACCGCCGCGTGGTGCTCGTGTGGCGCAAGAGCTTCACGCGGATGCCCGCGATCGACGCGATCAGCGATGCGATTTCCGCATGCGAACTGCCGGGCGTCGCGAAGCTCGACATGCCGGCGACGATGAACTGA